Genomic window (Juglans microcarpa x Juglans regia isolate MS1-56 chromosome 2S, Jm3101_v1.0, whole genome shotgun sequence):
GCAACGttatcaataattatatatatatatatatatatatattttaccattGATGAGTACGatctcattttttgttttgtagttGTTTGTTTTGTCAATGGTGAGACATTTCTCGAGAAACACCAAACTTGTGAACCATTCTGACGAACCACTGGAGGTTGCTGTGACAGTGGATGGCAGATTTCATGACATGTCTCTAATAATCCAACCGGGTGAGCATGGGTACATGTGCTACGCCGATTTGGGGATAGAACACAATGGTGGACGTTCAGTAACAGTGAATTTTTACATCGGAGAGCAGCCGACGAGATCTATATTGACATCGAAAATAAGGGACCatgagaaaataatattcttcatacGCGATGATGGAACCATCGCCCACGATCTTATCAAGGGGAGTATGATCAAGATGAACGGGTAATTCcctttattttataacttgttCAGATGGGACACCTAATAAAACAATCGGAGATGGAATTTTGATTGACAGagatgctttatttttctccttttgcctTCCATTGGTTTACTTGCTCTGTTATGTTTTGAGTTACAGGATGGTTATCTCGATGAAAGGCGCGGTGAAAAAGATCAAGTCGTTGCTGATGTAGATTGGTTTCGAATACCCGTCGGTGTGATTGAAGTGGAATATGACGACGACAAgcatgtaaaattatttaaaaacttattctagtttcatcttattatgtaaaatgaattataaaatacaattagTTACAATAACTTACTACATGTAACGGGTAGTGTtcattatgtaaaaattttattattattgatattttatttactctctcattttttttattttgatttttatcatgtgaacaaattctttttattgttcatcatttaaaacacgtatttcatttttttctacaaaatatcttagaaatattttgaaaccaatttttcatattttgattttatttttaatttttacattgtatataaaaacaaactacaaatataaaaaaaaaatatgaatattataaatttattggtagaaataaaatatttaaaaagaataaaaaaatagttaaatgatataaaaaaatagataatttgatagatgatatattttaaaaattaatatataaaataaaaaaaatattttttaataatatattttaaaaaataagataaagaatGCAAGAAAAGTGCTCAGTATGTGTCTTTGTACCAGATTCATGGGAAGAGTGACAGCGAACGTTTCGGGTATTTGTTGGTTAAAGGTACATgtacagaaaataaattaagaaatacaaaaataaactttcatTTTACATTATTTGTTTATGGGATATCAATTTTGTCAAAGATCCCTCGCCCCCACTCATTTTCTTTATGTTAAAAATGCCACTATccatcttaaattttttaatatttcgataagataaattgatataatatattttaaggaTTTTCTGAAGAACCTTCTACCTTCCCCGTAGTCAAAGATGCTACTGCATCATTCAACATTCCACTCTCCAATCATCCATGTGCATATAACACTTTATAAATGTGGATTTAgccattaaaaattattataaataaatcagtATTATTATAAAtgacaaaattttaaaaaaaaaattctctagtTTAATTAGAGTCTTATGGATAGTAGACTAGGAAATTGtaagtaggggtgtaatcggttcgGTTTAATCTGGTTTCGGATATACTTTAGAATTGAactgaaatatatattagttttgaaatttgaagaatcaaTATCATACTGGTTATAACTCTAAACCGATATTTTCGATTTTATTAGTTTTGGTCCGGTTCAATCcgatttttttgatgtattatataatacatataatatagtatatatattataatatattgtaatatattgtaatatattataatatataatatagtgaaatattatagtatattataatatatagtgatataatattagtataactataaatataaaaaattaaaaaatatatatatatgaactggtcGGGTCTAGTTCAGtccaatattagaaaaaaaatcagaatcgaatcgatttaaaaaaaataaaatcaataccGAACGGAACCGAATCTAATATAGGACCAAATCTACCAATTCGGTTAGGTCTGGTTTAGTTTACCGGtttactagtttttttttttttttttttatccctaaTTGTAGGTTTATTTAAAGAATATTTGagcaataataaaacaaatctaattattattattatttttttaaaagaatctaATTATTGTTTGACCAAGGCCAATcgatcttttgtttttatttcaaatcGAGAGAGTGagtgggaaaagaaaatgacaaaagaaCTTGTACACGTGTGCTAATAATAAACTGATTAGTCATCAACTAAAATAAACTTAACCTAAGTAAACTTAATTTGGACTATCGTAATAAATGTACACAATAAATTGTGACAACTAACACGTCTAACAAGGTTCATACAGcgtaaaaatattctttaatgaATTAATGGTACGATTGGAGCCACCCAACTTATGACACTGGGATATATAGTCTTTTCTTATTAGTTAGTttgggatttttattttattttatttctagaCTGTTTATTGCAACTTGCAAGACGTATTCTTCTGCCCCAAGTAATGTCTATTTCAACTCTGTTTTAAGTCGAACCACCTCCACATAACATTCGTTTCCCGTCAACCCATCACTCTAACGACATGAACGTCTGATCGGGTCTTCCGTAACTCATTTCTCTTCGTTACTTTTTGTCCTactttttcagttatttttgaccaactaaaatcatttatctGTAGTTTagttttatagataaaataagatgagataaattgaaaataaaattaaaaaattaaataaaatattattataatatattttttaatattatttttattttaaaattttgaaaaaattaaattaaattatttattttattttatattagaagttaaaaaaattataataatcagatagaatgagattaaataagatgagatattttctaaaaataaacgaagcTTAATTAATCAACTTTGTTTCTAGAAAATTTAAACACTGAGGGACCAATGGTCATGAATGCTATCGATTGCACTAATTACTTTTCTAACTAGATGTGAGcattagtattaatattggTGTGGTTACCTCTTTATGcaaattttggataaaatgtcactttataataacaaaatattattattattatttttaaaatttttttatctaaatattaatgtatatcttttatatttttttatctcattttttattatacttTCTGTAGTTTTCAATAATCTacacattaaaatatatgaaaccTATCAAGAGAAGAGATAAGGGAGTTTGAGTGTGACGAAAAGTTActataaagaaaataacataaattaatcaatTGGAGGGGCATAGTAATCTtacatatatcaatttatttatatttaaatacatcttaatgaaatttataaattactattatttatagattaattTAGATCATTTAAGACCAACTCAGTATCTATAAACATATCGTAAAGGTTCTAAAAAAAATCGTATACATTTAAAGGGAATTCTAGCAACACCCTGGTACtactatacatatataattttcaaagtcAAAGAAGTCTATCAACATATGCGATGGCCATAGCTGTTGACTAAGGATCCACATTGACTGATGCTAGTTCGCGTAGGGTTGTGACAAGCGTACAAGTGTCCTAATATCTACGAAGGACAAACTATATATTCCGCTTGagtttgaatgttaaattgaattgagtttaaatgataaaatattattagaatattattttttaatattattattattttaaaatttgaaaaagttgaattatttattatattttgtattaaaatttgaaaaagttataataatgagtttaGAGGAATTTAAGAAGTAAACGAAGCTCAAAGTCTCAAATCTCACTCATTTTCTGGCAGGTTTGggagtgagatgaaaattttatattttattttcaagtttaaaatattgtgttttaatattattattattttaaaattagaaaaaagtgaattgatatttgaaaaagttgaattgtttattatatttttatgaagatttgaaaaatatgtaatgatgacatgagatgatatgagaattttgtgtctcatcccaccctCCAAACCTGCTAGAATTTTAACTTatatcatcttctcatcattctatgatgtggtattagatgataaagttacaagtaaaatgtaataaataatttctaatcacctaatgccacatcataagatgatgagaggatgacagaagttgagataatgaatagtattactcttttctATTAAGGGAAGGCTGCTGTGAAAAaatctttcaactcatcttattttattttatttaattattataattttttaaatttaaatataaaatataataaataatttaactttttcatatcttaaaataataataatattttaataatatttttttctaacttttaacttttcctTTCAACTCATCTTGGAGCATCTAAATCAGGATGCCTATACCATcaaattctctaaattttagtaaaaattttaaatttttcataaataatttgaatttgaatagtaaccgaaaattaataaataaaaaatagttggatTGGCTGTTTATGATTGCGTCCCACAACACAAACGTTTGTCTCTAGCACCACCAAATGTCAAAGTATTTGGCTCTAGGCCATCCAAACTcacaaaataagatttttttctttgaacatACTAGTATCGACAGGAGTTTCTCCATGAATAAGGTAAAGATGGACAAGACCGTGGCGTTTGACCTCCTTCTCCCCTCCCgttatcttctctctctctctctctctctctctctcttttttgttaatttttgttAATGCCAAGACTCATTTCAGAAATTTAGTcactaaaataaatatgtgCACAACTTCTGGAttcaacaacaaaatgaatgaaCACAATCTCATAGCCATGGAAATGAGACAGGAAGCCTTGGTACCAATTGATGagacatttaaaattaaataatgtaTGTCTATTATCATAGCATGCATAATCTGAATAGAAGAAAACATTTCTCATCTATAGTTAAAAGATGAGCTAACCATCACTTTTGTATATCCCAAATAATCTAGTATTTGTGTGTTGAGGAGACTTTTACTATCTTCTATCTATGATACAAATGGCTCTCATGGAGTCTAATGGGCcaactcctatatatatatatatatatatatatatatatatatatatataatggtaagGGTTTCCTCAAGTGCTCACTAAATAACACAATCCATCATGGGCTCACATTATAACTATGCTAGTCCACACATAAGAATACAACAAGCAAGTTTCTAGAAAGGATGCCTTACAAATATTTGTTGGTTAACAGTACATGTGCagcaaataaaatgagaaatatttcacaaaaatatatttgtgtatagatatatatattatataaagtcatattaatttataaatttatttttataaaatcgcTATAATACTTCccaaataaattcttttattgGATATCAATCTTGTCAAAGATCCCTCGCCCCCACTCATTTTCGTTATCTACTAGGTTATCTTGCAATATCGGTGCAACATATCTCTCCCTCAATCCAGTCATGCATTCGAGGACCAAGCACATCGAAAATTAGACTATCACTTTGTTCGTGAAAGAGTGACAGCCAAGACtcaacaaatatcatttatttctaGGAAGGATTAAATTGCAAATGTTATGACCAAGCCTTACCATACTGCCAATAATGCTTGGATTGCGGGGGATGTTAAGGCAATTGAATTGTTTGCCCGCAATTCAAAGGAATATTCCGGAAGCtttgaaaatattcatgaaGGTTCTAAATGTAACAGAATTAGTGATGTGGCAGTGGAGTGAGAATCTGTTGTGAGTGGTGTCCTATATATAGTATGTTGGTCactgtaaaaatataagaaagtgTAGTGGTGCTTTGCTGTTATGCTGTAAAGGAATATTTTCTGTTAGTCATTTTGTCAAACACGTTCTATGCATTATTTCCCTTGCTTCAATACCCATTAAACCCAAGAGGCCTGTAAATGAAACGAATCAAGATCAAAAGCCTGGCCTGGAGTAACGAGCCCCTAACCCAGCCCACGAGAAAGCTCCTCTGTACATAACCTGCATGAGAGATGATGCTATAAAGGATGAGACTCATCGATCTAAGGCTTTCTCGAGTAGTATCCAATCCTCGAGTGCCCGCTCGCACAACAGGTGTGATATACGGGGAGTCATTGGTCTACTGACAGAAAGTGGATGAATGGACCCAAATGGACATAGATTGAGAGAAGGAAGTCGGAtaatcacgccgcattaatagcTCTACCACCCAGacaacacgccacattaatgacgttgCCGCAGAGCCACACCGCATTTAAAGACTCTGACACAAGGAACAGCAAGAGAGACACGAACGTCATGGTAGCGGCAGGCACTATTTGCTCCTCAGGcttgtagtataaatagcagatcCT
Coding sequences:
- the LOC121251862 gene encoding uncharacterized protein LOC121251862 — translated: MVRHFSRNTKLVNHSDEPLEVAVTVDGRFHDMSLIIQPGEHGYMCYADLGIEHNGGRSVTVNFYIGEQPTRSILTSKIRDHEKIIFFIRDDGTIAHDLIKGSMIKMNGMVISMKGAVKKIKSLLM